In Anolis carolinensis isolate JA03-04 chromosome 4, rAnoCar3.1.pri, whole genome shotgun sequence, the genomic window tattggacattgcttctttggactaattttgacctttcctgaaaggtctgcttctggactatttcctatacttgtttttattaactttatatatttccttaataaagatattagatagattctggcctctgtgtatggttattggtgctctgcagcttgGGTCGTGACAATTTACTATATTTtgatcccactcttctcaccccgaaggggactcagaggaacttacagtttggccacttcagtgccacattgcaaatacacagtgcataaatacaatgcaatacaaatcaaagcacatttaacataaaatacaagacaaaaatcacacaaagcataataaggtccagaaataagatataaataaatattaagcattaaaaatatttaaaaccaattacaattattgtggagactcatcatTTAAATGGTATATTTTGCCAACaaatgccctccaacatttcacagattaaaaactgtgacatatgTGGCCAAACAATATAGAGTGTAACAATGATAGTTATTAGTGAGGAAAACACCCAAATTAGGAATGACTTTtgcactttgcttttgcttttgaacCTACTGAGAAAAGCAATATTCtgccccttccccctccccccacctgagttaattgagtgcaaactccTTTTGCACCTTGAgatggggcattttaaaagcagctgaaaaagtatgGTGACAAAGGATTAATTAGGACTGTCCTTgctaaattgggacagttggagagtGTGCACACGGGGACTGTGCTGATCACTGCTCAGCTAGCAAGGTCACCATGGATGATGTAGTGCCTGCTCCTTCTCCTTGTCTCACTTCATTTATCCTGTTCTCATCCTTGTTTAGTAGATCTGAGTATTAGGGATGTCTCATCTCCTTCATAATTAAGCAGCATTCATTATTACCTCTATATGTATAACTTTTGTGGAAGATAAAGGAGGAAAGGGGGACAATCTCCAGCAAAAATTTATGTCCATCTCTCTTTACTGCCTTGCTCACTTGAAGCATCCGAATGATCTTATGATAATTGCAGTTGCCTTGTTGCCTTAACTCACCCTACTCAGCGAAGCTCAATTAGGGGCTTCCGTGTCATAGATGCTAGGATTACAAGCCCTCTAAGCAGCGTTAATACCCCTGAGTTTGCAAACATGGCTTATTTGCATGGGAAACCTTTTGAGCTGAGGGGCAGCAGCTGTTACGTTTGCCCAAGAAGAAACCAGTGTATCGTTTCTAAAGAGCTGGGCACCATAGTATTCACAAAAACAGCAGTCACTCTGAGTTAGACCTCTTCATCTTGCAGAATTCCTCCATAAAGGCTAGCCTCCTGCCCCTCTTCCTTCCACATTGCCAGGCAAAAGCATTATTTTCCCTATGTTAAAATGAAAGATGTGCACTAGGGATGGAAAGAGTATTTGTAATTATTCATCGCCTGCTTGAAAAATGGGTTTCCCGACAGTCTGGAGACCCCGCTGGGAAAAGGAATAGACCAAGTAGTCAAATGTCCCAAAGTGTTGCAGAGGAATTATTCTGTAGATAAGAAAAAATTAGTTTTTTGTGTACCCATCCCCTCAAACAAAATACCTTCATTTTCTGGGGggttttttgcacagaaagtgagcttccttttttaaaaaaaatataccaTTTTGTACAAAGAAAAGTTGGAGGTGTCctacaaaagaaaaaaggaaatgcttttCCATAGAATAATTTCTATGAAACTCTTTGAGACATTTGAATACAGGAGGAGCACTGTGAAAGAATATTCATTTTCTCTTGATGTTGGTAGAAACTATTGTAGTTATTCATGCCCACCTGCAAAGGTGAAATAGTTGAAGATTTACATTCCTAATATACACTCACATGTGGGAATGAGCATACAAACCAATGAACAAAAGAAATGACATTCAGCCAAATAATCACTGAACAACTGAGGATGTCACATATGCAAATATAGTGCACATATAACACCCCATCAGTGTTCCCAAGACAATATACAGAATCTGCAATGTACGTGGATTGCAAAAGATCAACTTATTCATGTGTATCCTATTGCTAATTGTTTGGATAAAGTTACTCAGCTGCTTCGTTGTAGACATTGAATGTTGTTATAAttgcttcttcctctttttcctagaGATCCAAAGTGCTATATAAATCATATGTAGAAAAGAAATTCACTAAACTCTCCCAATTGTAGTAATTTGAGGGAAATTCCAAAAGATTATCATACGTAGAATAATATAAGGAAGAATCCTCTACTCTAGTTTGTACCTTCACCAGTTTAATTTTCCAACTAGTGTTTACAGAAAAAGCCATATGAAAAGAGACAGATGGGTGATGATCTATGGGTAAGTTCATAAGATGGGACTGTAAATATGTTTGGGTAGGAAGGTACTCCTGCACAGCAAAAATTACTGGTTCATAGTGGCAAAGTTAATGCAAAAAAGCTCCTAAAAccataaaaataagcagagtttgcaagtacacttttaaaaagcaactagTTCCCATTATAATTCCAAGGCCTTTGAACTATGAGTTGCTATTAGAGATGtggatttttaaatgttatttttactTTCTCATTGCCCCAAAGTAaaaaatatactttttatttactttaaataTAATTGTTTGCCATCAGCTGCTCATTGTAATATGAAACCCACATCTTTTTAATCCACTCTCCTTATTGTCATCACCTTCAACACCCACAACAGAGCAGGAGACAGCACTTCAGTCATGTGAAATATTTCCTTTGCTCCTCAGTTTGGCACACCTTTGTGTTCatcaaatatcttttaaaaaaccagTTACATTGCAAAAGAACTGAAGTTGTCCACTATTAAAccaaaatcataatataatcttGCTATACCTCAATAACTGGAAATATGTATTAATTGTAGGTTATTAGTGGTCAATAGGTGGCTGTAACAAGTTATATCCAAAAGCTGTAAATGCGTACATGGAAACATGTATAAACAAGGCTTGGCAATCCTCGTATTTGTGAAAACAACCAGCAAGACAgcaagactaaggccccttccaaatagctgaataaaatcccacattttctgctttgaactggaatatatggcagtgtggactaaaaaGAGAGTTCCAGTAGAGActaagataatacagttcaaagtagatattgtgggattttatgccttgatattctgggctatatggctgtgtggaagggccctaagaaataCTAGGAAAActacatttgtaaaaaaaaattggagtttatttattcatattttaataaTTCATTACTAATAATTGAATTGTTTATTGAAACTTGTAACAGTTTTGCCAAATATAAGTAAACATTAGATTGTGGTATCCCATACGTTGCCCTGAAAAAGCTGCAGGGATGTTTTATATTAGAATGCTACATATGACAGCATTCAGTTCTGTCCTTTCCTTGACATGTTCTTTTACTTCCCAAATTGCAAGCCTTGCAGTAACCTAAAACTTCATTTGAACATTTAAAACTACTATTTAGACTTACAGAGAAAGGGGGAGAGCAAAGTTACTTCGGAATGCAAATACTGCAAATATGCGCTACAGATGTGAATTATTTTTCAGTGCCCCACTctatgcaatgctagaaatgttgGGACTAAAGGAAAATTGCATTAGGAGAGCAGAATTCTTCTTTGTGAAGAGCAATGCCTTCATATCCTCCATCCCCTACCCCCATGATAGCTACACCCCTGGACTGTGTACATTCATTTCTCCCTAACCTTGTTGTGTAAAACTAAACTGTGACAGGACACCTTTACTTCtcgttgtttcatttcacagagTCAGTGGGTGGCAATGCAACCAGAGTTTCTGTTCTAGCAGTGCCCCTGCTGTGACTGATAGCCAAGCCTACCTTTGCCTGGGAAAATGCTGCAAGGGAGCCTCTGAAGGATAAATTATTGGTTGTTAATAGTGATTACCACACATATAGCACTTTCATCTCCAGAGCACTTTATGAGCATTCATGAGTACAAGAGAACTGGGTGTCACTGCCCAGGGTGTGGAATACCCTCTGGGGAAAAGGGTAAGATTAGTATCAAGCAGCATGTATGAGTGGCTCTTTGTTTCCCTCTTGGAGTATATCTTACGCAGAAATAATTTGCGCTAACCCCATTGGCTAGACAGCCAGTTATTTTCCCCAAGGGCACAACagaaaagggaggttggagaaaGGTAGAAATTCCAGTGTTGGGTGTGGGGTATTTTTAGTTGGTTTGTTGTCAGTGGAATAGGAGGTTCCCTCCATGTTTCCAGTGATTTTCTGGTTGAAATGGTAACAAAACTTGTAAAGGTTGTGAAGAGATGTAAAGGTATATGACAGAGATGTGGAAAATTGTGCATGACATGGGGAAAGTGGATAGAGAAATCCATCACCCCCATTCCCGTAATACTAGAACCTGATTGGGGTCATCAAAAGCTGAACAAGCAGAACCAACAATAGTGTAAATTCCCAGGATGTATAAATCCAGGATCCAAGACATCCCAGGATCCAAGAATAGTGTTTATATTGTTGTCTTCaatgtaaaaaaaatcccaacaccCTCTCTGATTTTAGCCTGGTAAGAGTGTGTACATATACAGTAgtgtagaatttatttatttatttatttatttatttccaacatttatatcccgcccttctcacccgaagggactcagggcggcgtacaaaattggcaacaattcgatgcctatacataattaaaacagcaataaaaatccaataaaacaattaaaacaatataaaaaatataaaaacatatgattaaaatccattcctccaaaaacctcgtgctgtagaattaatgcagtcttactccattttagttgccatggctcagtgctatggagtcgtggtttggtgaggctgcctctttgacagagaaaaccAAAAACTTTGTGAAACAACTACCCCTATGACTTCATCGCAGAAACctatggcagataaagtgatatcagactgcattaattctacactgtagatataCCCTGGGAACAGGAAAGCAGCAAAATCACAGACCAGTAGTATTTCATGTGCAGCAAAATAGTTCCATGTTTTATGTCAAATAATTTAAGCACTGCAGAGCACGCAATAATATCTATAGAAGAAATCATTCTTGTTGTTCTCACTCATTCTTGGTAACACACATTCTTGTTAAGACTCATTGTTCTTGCTCTCATCTCCATAGACCCAGGCAACTAAGGAATAGAGCATCTACAGCAAGTCTATGTAAAACTCACCTCAAGCCATGTGAGAGGGGGTGACTTGTGAGGGTTCTAGGTAACCATGAGATGTCTTATCTGTGGGAGCAATGACTCTAGTGAGGGACCCTTCTCACACAAGACACATATAGGCCTGGCTCACATCTGTCTGCTAGTCTTCAGCTCGCCTAGCAAAAATGAAAGCGCTCTTTGAAACACCTGGCATAAAGGTTTTTCAAGATGTAACAGTACAGGGATTTTTTGAGATAGTCAATGATTTATACCAGTGGTGTTACTAGAATTTGTTTCACCCAGTgtggtaactcatggtgtcatCCCCATAGGCCTCCTCCCATACTAGACTGCATCCCAACATTGTAGCTAAAATGCCAAAAAGAGTTGGGCTCTGGAAGCAAAGTCAAAAACTCCACGGGTATAGGCTAGTATGCAAAGGAATGACACAGGTATGTGGATAGATCAAAAAGCAGCGCCAGACTCATGCTAGCACAAAGCAGCTAAAGCCAGTGAAGCCAACCCAGACACAGGCAAAAAGCAGTGCTAGACTTGTGCTAGCACACAGCAGTTGACACCAGTGAGCCCAGAACCCAGAGTCCAGAAACAGTCCAAGGTTCAAACCATCAAAATATATACAGGGAGCAAGCACATCACATAAGATCAGAAATGTAAATCTTCATTAAAAAATTTCCGTAGGCAGAAGCAAATAATTTTTACCTCGTTTCTCTTTGCAGAAAGAAAAACACTGCAAACTGTGCAATGTTCAGCATAAATTCTGTACAACTAAAATGCacatgtgtcagctcaccacagccgctcctgaatgaacacacgagactctttgtggtatcaccaggaacttttactgtaggaaacatgaacatcagaaaagccaagaatgggaggctccggccaaccctcctttatataccctccccctcatttgaacagtctcttcccgctcagtaaaaccccgcgcaaattccccgccaagtccatcagccgtttctcctccgagtcctgggacgcaggtgtcttatcaatgtcagtgaccctgaaactcagagccacatccaggctctagtagcagggttctgacatggcgtcctcctccccttcgtcctggaaggaaaagattaaacacaactattgttctccgctgtccagagtccctttatacttttttaacaggctgcaatggaataccgggtgtacctttcctaggtcctttggtagcctcagctcataggtcacttcgtttattctttttgctaccctgaatggccctatatagcgtggagccaatttcttggatgggaaccccaatttcaggtttttagtgctcagccaaaccagatctccttcgcccaatttgtccccctctcggcgcctacgatccgcaaagagcttgtacttcttttgtgtttcccgcaatgcctctaccacggtttgccacccttgcttgattttggccggccattcctcgtcggtctggccctccccttccttccactcgggtagcctggggaaaggtgccacctcctgtccgtatactatttcgaatggggcacgacctgtggccgaatgtacggccccgttaaaagccatctcagcaaacggaagaaggtccgcccaatcatcctgtctataattggtgtacatccttaagaattggcacagtgtctgttgggtacgttcgacccccccgttggtcgcgggatgaaaggccgagctcaggttcctttctgctcctaacagctgtaagaattttccccaaaattttgcagtaaattggactccccggtcactaattatcttgtcgggacacccatgtaggcgatatacatgctttacatacaaatcagcaagtttttcagctgaaggaagttttggcagagccacaaagtgtgcctgttttgagaataggtccaatattgtccaaatgtatctgtggcctctgctggggggtagttcgcctacaaaatccatggctacgcattcccatggcctcatgggctccaccaccttctgcaatagcccctggggcttccccggtggtgtttttccctctgcgcataattcacactgcgtgacgtaccccctggcgtctttcctcattccgggccaccagcattgtttggccaacagtttaatagtcctggtggggcctagatgacccgcacccttgttatcatggtacttccttaacatttctcgtcttaaacattcaggaatatacaatttcttatttacaaacaccaaatccccacacaattctcccttttctttgtttgtttgtaaccatttgtccattccatacgctcgcttcaactcttcctcccatatttctcctccccccgtggaaatggcagtacgtttgttttctttggccgcttgtgctcgagttagtactgccaggccccattgcttatcaagaaaaatactcccttcagattcctgaattcctcccccgtgctgaggcatccgagagagagcgtcagcgagtatattatgtttcccctggaagaatctgagtctgaaatcaaaacggctgaaatattgggcccatctaatttgcttcgctgatagtttacgaggggatcttagatactgtaaatttctatggtcagtccacacctcaaacggtgttccacttccttccaggaagtgtctccagcactctagtgcttttagaatcgctaaggcttctctctcccaaatcggccagtttttttctgtatcgctaaacttttttgacagatagccacatggcttcaggttccccccctcgtctttctgtagcagaactgccccatatgcccggtctgacgcatcgcaatgtaatacaaaggctttagacatatcagggtgctgtaggacaggctcctcagtaaaacgctttttaagggcttcgaaagcttcctggcattctattgtccaggtcagtttggcccctggggccttcactttggctgtttctcccctacctttagtctttaacaaatccgttaatggcaaagtgaggcgcgcaaagtccttgataaatgttctatagaagtttgcgaaccctaggaaggattgcagctgcttccgtgttttgggggcttcccaccccctcacgtcttctaccttcgcagggtccatcgccactccctgggaggaaatcctataccccagaaagtctatctggtctttattgaactcgcacttggcaagcttcgcatacagttttgcttctctcaacttttgcaggacttccctgactagttctatgtgttgctccttagtccgagatactaacaatatgtcatctaaaaaaacaaatacTCCCTTGTACagcaatggatgcaacacttcgttgattaattgcatgaacgcggcgcctccgccgcacaaaccgaaagggagcacacgataattgaataatccgaatgcacaggagaaggccgtcttccacctgtcctctggtttaatctgcaatttatggtacgcttcaattaagtccaatttagtgaatatctgtccctccgataactgggcgatcaagtccttcactaaaggtagggggtatttatttccagaactgattgcattcaggcccctgtagtcaatgcagagcctcagcgtttggtcctttttgcgcctgaacaacacaggcgcccctagaggggaatttgaaggctctatgaaacccctcgctaggtttttatcaatgtattttctcagttcctccttttccttagccgacattgggtatatttttgccttaggaagctctgctcctgggactagctctatcttcacttcaactctccgcttcggtgggaaactgtctgcttccttctcatcaaatacgtccacaaaatcccgatactctgggggtaatttatctgccagttctgctatcctgatagagtcttcctccccccttttccccggctccctttccacttcctggctccctccttccaacttcatcctgaagatcatgctcttatcctcccagttgatttgcgggttggcctgccccagccatggcatgcctagtataacattatagctggctatttgtgatatcacaaatgacacctttccttcccaactccctatcttacactttacatcttcggcactgtacttagctaatgatcccgatgctgtggatccgtccaactgcgaaaaagctattggggattctaggttcgttctttcgcatcccaatccctcggctaattcaggggagatgatgttcctggaacatccacaatccacaaatgctttgcaggttgcttgtttgctgccactttccagctgaatggggaccactatcatggctttgtcctgacttaccaacccccccgagtggtgcctcatcggtggttcttcctcggcgcgtttccctgccacggctcttggtttgggcgggcctccgccttccccttttctctgccagcactcggcagccctgtggcccaaacggccgcacacgaagcagcccctcctgctggtgctcacgttccctgtcggctccgttctcctcccggctggggttgatccctccttccggctcccctctttcatctgcggccgctgctgtagccctcctcggtgcctcctcgcctgggccagcgatgtctcgatgcgccccgccagctgaatccatccgcgcagtgtgtcaggctcatcacgatgcaccgcccaggagaggatctcccgcctgagcccctctttgaagagttctatctttgtcactgcagaccattccggcaccttttcagcgaggcattggaactcctccgcatactcagataccgacctctgcccctgggagacggtcttcaactcctccctcgcccggatctgctccagtggatctcggaaacgggtctccagggcccccataaagcgtcggagtgaccccagacatgggtcgcgccgcgcgtgtagttgaacgtaccagctggccgctcccctcttcaacactgcaccaatggcccgtacccggctggattccgttctaaaagtgtgggcattgtcctccatatagcccctcaccgtggtcaggaaaaaatccagttcagaggactctcccccaaactcgatccttagttcctctcgtctcggtaggggtccctgtggtggcaatccccaatcctccgcccgtcgcaagccccctcgcgggccagtgggccccgctgctgcttccctttgtcctgtgccacgcccggcattcgccaggggcaccagggtctcagttgggagcgtagccgggattctcggaggcttttccccttcgtcgtcactctcctccacccgcgtcaggctcgtttggatcttgggccgggcaccgggctcctttcgcatttcccttcccttcggtgctgggaggtctgcaaagccctggctgcttcccatgctcacgtcccacattgagctagcccggagttcccttcctcgctccggctccgccaaaaccgccaggcgctccatcgccctcgacatcactgccagggtggtctccatcgccgacatcctctcctccagaaacaccatcttttgcgggcctggggaaggtgaaccttcctctcctccggtgctatctccccgcaccactccgcgcctctgggttaccccatttggctgggcataagcggtggatgacgccagggccgccagctggtggaactcagcgtccgtctcgggagtggccctttccgaccttcctcctccggcgcccaagagctcttcatcctccacttgcatgttacacctcaccgctacagcgggatggtgtccgtattcttggcttagtgtcagctcaccacagccgctcctgaatgaacacacgagactctttgtggtatcaccaggaacttttactgtaggaaacatgaacatcagaaaagccaagaatgggaggctccggccaaccctcctttatataccctccccctcatttgaacagtctcttcccgctcagtaaaaccccgcgcaaattccccgccaagtccatcagccgtttctcctccgagtcctgggacgcaggtgtcttatcaatgtcagtgaccctgaaactcagagccacatccaggctctagtagcagggttctgacacacatgggttttttttcacagaaaacgtaattttctaaaaagaaaatacgtttcttttacaaaaaatagcattttctacatataaaacattatttttgtgtTGTGCACAAACATCATTTGCAGTGCACAAATACAGAAAACTGCAGAATTTAATTTTCTGTCTGAACAAAAGACACACACTCAGTCAACTAAGATCAGGTATTTGCAGCTCACTCAGGACTCAGTGGGAGATATTGGCAATTGGTAGTTTCCACGTGAATGAGGTGGTGAAACCACTCTGGGTTTTATTCCAAAGGAATTGTATCTGTTTTAGGAATACAGTTCAGCACCATGGCCagctcatttaaagttcagattaaaatttGGGAATTACTTTATCACCCCACTAACATGGAAGCCACCCACTGAGACATTTCATCGTATGGTCTGCATATGGGGAAGACTCTCCTTTCAATGAGATACTTATGCCAAAGAAGAACCATACTCCCAAGAGATCCGCCTttgcagatacacacacacatacagagtccCATTCATAGTTTCACTTTTTGACATTACTTGATCCCAATTCAGAATTCAAGCACTGGACTTCTCGGGAAGGGAGCCTATCACTCTTCCCTTAAGGGTCAATGAGCTTCACAATAGTCGGCTTCCCAGTGCCATCTAATAATGGTACCACATTGCCTTTGAGCTTCCCACATCAGAGTCAGACCGATGTGTGAATGTTAATTGGAACAGGACCTGGAACTGGGAACACAGGTTTTACTTTCTCAGCAGTGCACATGCTTATATTCATAATGCAACTGATCCAACTCTCTTTTGAGCATCTTATGTTTAAATGTCATTGATTGTTATAATAGACTGTGCTGGAATCAGTTGATCTCTATTGCAATCCTTAATCATTTTCCTTCATGGTATTGTTATTTGGCCTGTGTGGTGTGGTGTGTGAGTTTGGCATGTTACAATTTGTTTACACAATACATGGATGCACCCACGCTCTCTAATTAATACTTTTTATGAGCTTTGTGAGAAtcttgcttctttttttaaaaaaaacaaaccccaacAGATGTGTTCATTCAGTCAGCTTTGTGTCTCTGATAAGCACCGTTAATTTATTGGGTAGAGCAAATTTTTAAACTCTCTGTTCTTTCAAAAGAGCGTGGCATGTACAAATTCTGAAATATATAAAATGCACCATGCGGTGCACAGCCTGCCGTTTCCCACTCTGCAAGCTATGAAGCATAACATATTGtagataattatatatttttcctaAGAATGTGTAGAGTTAAGGAATATGGTTTACACCAAAGGGAGAAGAGCATCTCCCTCCAATTATCCCAAACTGGcagagacagtcctgattaatcctcagTCATCCTACATTTTtggttgctttaaaaatgtcccagtttttccccCTCCTACTCTCACTTTCCTCTTTTGTAATTAGCATATTTCAGTTGgtgcaaaatgcaaaaatagaTTTGCACACAACTCCTTCCCTTTCCagttggctcaggcaaaagcaaactgcttccgTGTTCTCTAGCTTGTGGGTTTTCCCTCATTAATAGCTTTTACCATCTTGACCACAATCTGATACTCTTTGATCACATGCATCCcaattttcatctctgaaatattGGGATATGAAACCATTTTAAGCATTTCTTTTAAAGAGAAATGAACCTCTAACGCATTTTGGCCCTGGAATTTGCCTGACTCTGCCAGGTGCTATTCCCATGCCTCTGTATTTCGGGCATGGGCCTTGTTGGGCAGA contains:
- the LOC134298380 gene encoding uncharacterized protein LOC134298380 — translated: MFMFPTVKVPGDTTKSLVCSFRSGCGELTLSQEYGHHPAVAVRCNMQVEDEELLGAGGGRSERATPETDAEFHQLAALASSTAYAQPNGVTQRRGVVRGDSTGGEEGSPSPGPQKMVFLEERMSAMETTLAVMSRAMERLAVLAEPERGRELRASSMWDVSMGSSQGFADLPAPKGREMRKEPGARPKIQTSLTRVEESDDEGEKPPRIPATLPTETLVPLANAGRGTGQREAAAGPTGPRGGLRRAEDWGLPPQGPLPRREELRIEFGGESSELDFFLTTVRGYMEDNAHTFRTESSRVRAIGAVLKRGAASWYVQLHARRDPCLGSLRRFMGALETRFRDPLEQIRAREELKTVSQGQRSVSEYAEEFQCLAEKVPEWSAVTKIELFKEGLRREILSWAVHRDEPDTLRGWIQLAGRIETSLAQARRHRGGLQQRPQMKEGSRKEGSTPAGRRTEPTGNVSTSRRGCFVCGRLGHRAAECWQRKGEGGGPPKPRAVAGKRAEEEPPMRHHSGGLDEGEEDAMSEPCY